In Flavobacterium endoglycinae, one DNA window encodes the following:
- a CDS encoding MFS transporter: MNLSKTNVLFMAVCTGLIVANLYYCQPLIVLIANEFKIPEASAGTITYLTQAGYAIGLFFMVPLGDKIERKRQILMTTFASVIALLIAATAKSFLVLQIASLLIGITSIVPQLILPLAASLSAPEQRGKVVGTIMSGLLVGILLSRTLSGFIGEVLGWRSMFYIAAGICLLIFFVIQSKFPVNKPQFQGTYGQLIQSLFTLIKTQPVLREATAINVFSFAQFGAFWTTMVLLLSGEPFHFNSATIGLFGIVGASGALAAPLVGKIGDKGNSRIAVGYGCLLILISFLIFYFSIESVIGVAIGIVFIDIGIQGVHISNQTRVYSLLPEARNRLNTVFMSFSFLGTAAGSAYGLLLWKLGGWHAVTIGCMVLSLLSLTVYGLTYKSKSKKEKAQID, encoded by the coding sequence ATGAATTTATCAAAAACTAATGTACTTTTTATGGCAGTTTGCACGGGTCTTATCGTTGCAAATCTGTATTACTGCCAGCCTTTGATTGTCTTAATCGCTAACGAATTTAAAATTCCCGAAGCCAGTGCCGGAACAATAACGTATCTTACCCAAGCAGGTTATGCCATTGGATTGTTCTTCATGGTACCGCTTGGCGATAAAATAGAACGTAAAAGGCAGATTTTAATGACCACTTTTGCATCTGTAATTGCATTGTTAATTGCTGCTACAGCCAAAAGTTTTCTGGTGTTACAAATCGCTTCTTTATTAATTGGAATTACTTCGATTGTTCCACAGCTAATTCTGCCTCTGGCGGCTTCTTTAAGTGCGCCCGAACAACGTGGAAAAGTAGTTGGAACGATCATGAGCGGACTTTTGGTCGGGATTTTACTTTCCAGAACCTTAAGCGGATTTATTGGCGAAGTTCTAGGCTGGAGATCCATGTTTTATATCGCAGCAGGAATTTGTCTCTTAATCTTTTTTGTTATCCAAAGCAAATTTCCAGTAAACAAACCGCAGTTTCAAGGAACCTACGGCCAGCTAATTCAATCTTTATTTACTTTAATAAAAACGCAGCCGGTTTTGCGTGAAGCAACTGCAATCAATGTTTTCAGTTTTGCCCAATTTGGCGCTTTCTGGACGACAATGGTTTTATTGCTTTCAGGAGAGCCATTTCACTTCAATAGTGCGACAATTGGTTTATTCGGAATTGTTGGTGCATCTGGAGCTTTGGCAGCGCCTTTAGTGGGGAAAATTGGTGATAAAGGAAATTCTAGAATTGCGGTTGGATATGGCTGTTTATTAATTCTAATAAGCTTTTTAATTTTCTACTTTTCAATAGAAAGTGTCATAGGAGTAGCGATTGGAATTGTTTTTATTGACATTGGAATTCAGGGAGTTCATATCTCAAACCAAACGCGAGTATATTCACTTTTGCCAGAAGCTAGAAACCGACTTAATACAGTGTTTATGTCTTTCAGTTTCTTAGGAACAGCTGCAGGATCTGCTTACGGATTATTATTATGGAAACTGGGCGGATGGCATGCCGTAACAATTGGCTGTATGGTATTGTCATTACTGTCATTAACAGTTTACGGACTGACTTATAAATCAAAATCTAAAAAAGAGAAAGCGCAAATTGATTAA
- a CDS encoding cupin domain-containing protein: MATSKEFIKGNEIEWEVVGEGIKRKILAFDDRVMLVNVHFEKGGIGVLHDHYHSQLTYIASGKFDVTISGVTQTLQQGDSFYIPPHAVHGVVCLEEGMLTDVFSPAREDFLNY, encoded by the coding sequence ATGGCAACTAGTAAAGAATTTATAAAAGGAAACGAAATAGAGTGGGAAGTAGTTGGAGAAGGAATCAAACGTAAAATCTTGGCGTTTGACGATCGTGTAATGTTAGTAAATGTACATTTTGAAAAAGGGGGAATTGGTGTGCTTCACGATCATTATCATTCTCAGCTTACCTATATAGCAAGCGGAAAATTTGATGTAACGATTAGTGGTGTAACCCAAACTTTACAGCAAGGCGACAGTTTTTATATTCCGCCTCATGCTGTTCACGGAGTTGTTTGTCTTGAAGAAGGAATGCTTACAGATGTTTTCAGCCCTGCAAGAGAAGACTTTTTGAACTATTAA
- a CDS encoding sugar phosphate isomerase/epimerase family protein, with product MITRRNFIINTSLAATAVLASPSFAFTMKKKEIGLQLYTLREELPKDVKVVLEKVAKAGFTTVETYGYSIKDQFWGLTPKELKKILDDNGLKAVSGHYNLGSYLYDGNTTELIAAIEAAKVLKSEFLTVPWVDEPFRKNIDDYKKIAFRINEAAKLCKEAGLKLAYHNHDFEFQKHDGVTGYEILLKETDKDLVYFELDLYWVIYSGNDPLRLFAENPGRFKMWHVKDADKTNQKLNTEVGSGTIDFKPFFKEAKQSGMVHFFVEQENNYASNSIESIKTSCDFIAKNLI from the coding sequence ATGATCACCAGAAGAAACTTTATCATCAATACAAGCCTGGCTGCTACGGCAGTTTTGGCTTCTCCATCATTTGCATTTACTATGAAAAAAAAGGAAATAGGTTTACAGTTATATACGCTTCGTGAAGAACTTCCTAAAGATGTAAAGGTAGTTTTGGAAAAAGTAGCAAAAGCAGGTTTTACAACCGTCGAAACATACGGATATTCGATTAAAGACCAGTTTTGGGGACTAACTCCAAAGGAATTAAAAAAGATTCTCGATGATAATGGATTAAAAGCGGTAAGCGGACATTATAATTTAGGAAGTTATTTGTATGACGGAAATACAACGGAGCTGATTGCAGCAATAGAAGCCGCAAAAGTTTTAAAAAGCGAATTCCTGACAGTTCCGTGGGTTGATGAACCTTTTAGGAAAAATATTGATGATTATAAGAAGATTGCTTTCCGAATAAATGAAGCGGCAAAGTTGTGTAAAGAGGCGGGTTTAAAACTAGCTTATCACAATCATGATTTTGAATTTCAAAAGCACGACGGAGTTACCGGTTATGAAATTTTATTAAAAGAAACCGATAAAGATTTGGTTTATTTTGAATTAGATTTATACTGGGTTATCTATTCAGGAAATGATCCTTTGCGATTATTTGCCGAAAATCCAGGACGTTTTAAAATGTGGCATGTTAAGGATGCAGACAAAACGAATCAAAAGTTAAATACAGAAGTAGGTTCAGGAACAATAGATTTTAAACCCTTTTTTAAAGAAGCAAAGCAATCTGGTATGGTTCATTTTTTTGTAGAACAGGAAAATAATTATGCTTCGAATTCTATCGAATCTATAAAAACGAGTTGTGATTTTATTGCTAAAAATCTAATCTAA
- a CDS encoding NADPH-dependent FMN reductase: MSLKTIKILAITGSTRTNSSNYKILKYISEHFKSDFEVEIFEGLTAIPHFNPDLDTENPPKEVESFRKKIQNADGVLICTPEYVFSLPGSLKNALEWCVSTTIFSNKKTGLITASASGEMGHEQLLLIMKTLEAKFDDNTQLLIQGIRGKIDADGKIINQETEKALQNFINYFANQFL, encoded by the coding sequence ATGTCACTCAAAACAATAAAAATACTTGCCATTACAGGAAGTACAAGAACGAATTCTAGTAATTATAAAATCCTCAAATATATTTCGGAACATTTTAAATCTGATTTTGAAGTAGAAATTTTTGAAGGTCTGACTGCTATTCCGCACTTTAATCCCGATCTTGATACAGAGAATCCTCCAAAAGAAGTAGAATCTTTCAGAAAGAAAATCCAAAATGCAGACGGTGTCCTTATCTGTACACCTGAATATGTTTTTAGTTTACCCGGAAGTTTGAAAAATGCTTTGGAGTGGTGCGTTTCAACAACAATATTTTCGAATAAAAAAACAGGATTAATTACGGCTTCTGCTTCTGGTGAAATGGGACATGAACAATTATTACTGATTATGAAAACCCTTGAAGCGAAATTCGATGATAACACACAACTTTTAATTCAGGGAATACGTGGTAAAATCGATGCTGATGGAAAAATCATCAATCAGGAAACAGAAAAAGCACTTCAAAATTTTATAAATTACTTTGCGAATCAATTTTTATAG
- the tnpA gene encoding IS200/IS605 family transposase, with translation MANTYTQIHIHFVFAVKYRKAIIHTNWRNELYRYISGIIKNCNHKLLAINGTADHIHILIGIRPVQSISELMKTIKQNSSKWINQNKFTNTHFEWQEGYGAFSYSKSQLKAVIRYIENQESHHKKQSFREEFVDFLEKSEVDYDEKFIFKELI, from the coding sequence ATGGCAAACACCTACACACAGATACATATCCACTTTGTTTTTGCAGTGAAATATAGAAAAGCAATTATACATACAAATTGGAGAAATGAATTATACAGATATATTTCTGGAATTATTAAAAATTGCAATCACAAGCTTTTAGCAATAAATGGGACTGCAGATCATATACATATTTTAATCGGAATACGACCTGTACAATCTATATCTGAATTAATGAAAACTATAAAGCAAAACTCTTCAAAATGGATCAATCAAAATAAATTTACAAATACACATTTTGAATGGCAGGAAGGATATGGTGCTTTTTCGTATAGCAAATCTCAATTGAAGGCTGTCATACGTTATATTGAAAACCAAGAATCACATCACAAAAAGCAATCTTTCAGAGAAGAGTTTGTCGATTTTCTCGAAAAATCCGAAGTTGATTATGATGAAAAATTTATTTTTAAGGAATTAATTTAA
- the trmD gene encoding tRNA (guanosine(37)-N1)-methyltransferase TrmD, whose product MRIDIITVLPELLRSPFEASIMKRAIDKGLVEVHFHNLRDYSTNKQKSVDDYQFGGGAGMVMTIQPIDDCITHLKSQREYDEIIYMSPDGETLNQKMANKMSMYQNIIILCGHYKGVDQRVRDHFITKEISIGDYVLSGGELGAIVLSDALIRLIPGVLSDETSALTDSFQDNLLSGPIYTRPADYKGWKVPEVLTSGHAAKIDKWREDMAYEHTKNRRPDLLE is encoded by the coding sequence ATGCGAATTGATATTATTACCGTTTTACCTGAATTGTTAAGAAGTCCGTTTGAGGCTTCAATTATGAAACGTGCCATTGACAAAGGTTTAGTTGAAGTACATTTTCATAATCTTCGTGACTACAGTACTAACAAACAAAAAAGTGTAGACGATTATCAATTTGGCGGTGGAGCCGGAATGGTGATGACAATTCAGCCTATCGATGATTGCATTACGCATTTAAAGAGTCAAAGAGAATATGATGAAATTATTTATATGTCTCCTGATGGTGAAACTTTAAACCAGAAAATGGCAAATAAAATGTCGATGTACCAAAACATTATCATTTTATGCGGACATTATAAAGGTGTTGACCAGCGCGTGAGAGATCATTTTATTACGAAAGAAATTTCTATTGGTGATTATGTTTTATCTGGAGGAGAATTGGGTGCAATAGTTTTATCTGACGCCTTAATCCGATTAATTCCAGGTGTTTTAAGCGACGAAACCTCCGCTTTAACCGATAGTTTTCAAGACAATTTACTTTCGGGACCAATATACACAAGACCTGCAGATTATAAAGGATGGAAAGTTCCTGAAGTGTTAACCAGCGGACATGCAGCCAAAATCGATAAATGGCGTGAAGACATGGCGTACGAACATACCAAAAATAGACGTCCGGATTTACTCGAATAA
- the rplS gene encoding 50S ribosomal protein L19: protein MADLLKFVQNEFVAKKDFPDFGAGDTITVFYEIKEGEKTRTQFFKGVVIQRRGSGTTETFTIRKMSGAIGVERIFPVNLPALQKIEVNKKGAVRRARIFYFRELTGKKAKIKDKRR, encoded by the coding sequence ATGGCAGATTTATTAAAGTTCGTTCAAAACGAATTCGTTGCTAAAAAAGATTTCCCAGATTTCGGAGCTGGAGACACAATCACTGTTTTCTACGAAATTAAAGAGGGGGAAAAAACAAGAACTCAGTTCTTTAAAGGAGTTGTTATTCAAAGAAGAGGTTCTGGAACAACAGAAACTTTCACGATTCGTAAAATGTCTGGAGCTATTGGAGTTGAGCGTATCTTCCCAGTTAACTTACCAGCTTTACAAAAAATCGAAGTGAACAAAAAAGGTGCAGTTCGTAGAGCTAGAATTTTCTACTTCAGAGAACTTACTGGTAAAAAAGCTAAGATTAAAGATAAAAGAAGATAA
- a CDS encoding NADP-dependent isocitrate dehydrogenase: protein MTQNSKIFYTLTDEAPLLATYSLLPIVQAFTSTAGIAIETRDISLAGRILSNFPESLTDAQKTGDALAELGQLATKPEANIIKLPNISASVPQLKAAIAELQSHGYNVPNYPEDPQNDAEKEIKAKYAKVLGSAVNPVLREGNSDRRAPRAVKNFAKANPHSMGAWSADSKTKVASMSGGDFYGSEKSLTVNEANDVKIEFVAKDGTTTVLKASTPLKAGEIIDSSVLSVNKLKAFAADVIAEAKAAGVLLSVHLKATMMKVSDPIIFGAIVEVYFADVFKKYESLFAELNVDTRNGLGDIYAKIAGRPEQAEVEAAIDQAIANGPALAMVNSDKGITNLHVPSDVIVDASMPAMIRTSGQMWNKEGKAQDTFAVIPDRSYAGVYTATIDFCKKHGAFDPKTMGSVPNVGLMAQKAEEYGSHDKTFQIKSDGVVRVVDQNGNVLMEQNVETNDIFRMCQAKDAPIQDWVKLAVNRARLSSTPAVFWLDENRAHDRELIVKVQKYLKDYDTTNLDIRILNPIAATEFTLDRIIKGLDTISVTGNVLRDYLTDLFPILELGTSAKMLSIVPLMNGGGLFETGAGGSAPKHVEQFTEEGYLRWDSLGEFLALGASLEHLGQTLDNSKAIVLSETLDQANDKFLANDKSPARKVGQIDNRGSHFYLAFYWAQALAAQTKDAELKAIFTPIAAELEANEAKIDTELIGAQGKPQNIGGYYQPTPELVSKAMRPSETFNAIISKIK from the coding sequence ATGACACAGAATTCAAAAATCTTTTACACCTTAACTGATGAGGCGCCATTATTAGCGACTTACTCTTTATTACCTATTGTTCAAGCTTTTACTTCTACAGCTGGTATTGCTATCGAAACCAGAGACATCTCTTTAGCAGGAAGAATTTTATCTAACTTTCCTGAATCTTTAACAGATGCTCAAAAAACAGGCGATGCCTTAGCAGAACTTGGTCAATTAGCAACTAAGCCAGAAGCTAACATTATTAAATTACCAAACATCTCTGCTTCTGTACCGCAATTAAAAGCAGCTATTGCTGAATTACAATCTCACGGATACAACGTACCAAATTATCCTGAAGATCCTCAAAACGATGCTGAAAAAGAAATTAAAGCAAAATATGCAAAAGTATTAGGTTCTGCCGTAAACCCAGTTTTACGTGAAGGAAACTCTGACCGTAGAGCTCCAAGAGCAGTTAAAAACTTTGCAAAAGCAAATCCACACTCAATGGGTGCATGGTCTGCTGACTCAAAAACTAAGGTAGCTTCTATGTCGGGAGGTGATTTTTACGGAAGTGAAAAATCATTAACTGTAAACGAAGCAAATGATGTAAAAATTGAATTCGTTGCTAAAGACGGAACAACAACTGTTTTAAAAGCAAGTACTCCGCTAAAAGCAGGAGAAATTATCGATAGCTCTGTTTTAAGCGTAAACAAATTAAAAGCATTCGCTGCTGATGTAATCGCTGAAGCTAAAGCTGCAGGAGTTTTACTTTCTGTACACTTAAAAGCTACAATGATGAAAGTTTCTGATCCGATTATCTTTGGCGCTATCGTTGAAGTATATTTTGCAGATGTTTTCAAAAAATACGAATCTTTATTCGCTGAATTAAACGTTGACACTAGAAACGGTTTAGGCGATATTTACGCTAAAATTGCTGGAAGACCTGAACAGGCTGAAGTTGAAGCTGCTATCGATCAAGCAATTGCAAACGGACCCGCTTTAGCAATGGTTAATTCTGATAAAGGAATTACAAACCTACACGTTCCATCTGATGTAATCGTTGATGCTTCTATGCCTGCAATGATTCGTACTTCTGGACAAATGTGGAACAAAGAAGGAAAAGCACAAGATACATTTGCGGTTATTCCAGATCGTTCTTACGCTGGAGTGTATACAGCAACAATCGACTTCTGTAAAAAACACGGTGCTTTTGATCCAAAAACAATGGGAAGTGTTCCTAACGTTGGGTTAATGGCTCAAAAAGCAGAAGAATACGGATCTCACGACAAAACTTTCCAAATAAAATCTGATGGTGTTGTCCGTGTGGTTGACCAAAATGGAAATGTTTTAATGGAGCAAAACGTTGAAACAAACGATATTTTTAGAATGTGTCAGGCAAAAGATGCTCCTATTCAGGACTGGGTTAAATTAGCAGTAAACAGAGCTCGTTTATCTAGTACTCCTGCTGTTTTCTGGTTAGACGAAAACAGAGCACACGATAGAGAATTAATCGTAAAAGTTCAAAAATACCTTAAAGACTACGATACTACCAACTTAGATATCCGTATTTTAAACCCAATTGCTGCTACAGAATTTACTTTAGACAGAATCATCAAAGGTTTAGATACTATCTCTGTAACTGGAAACGTTTTACGTGATTACTTAACCGATTTATTCCCAATCTTAGAGTTAGGAACTTCTGCAAAAATGCTTTCTATTGTTCCTTTAATGAACGGCGGTGGATTGTTCGAAACTGGTGCTGGAGGTTCTGCTCCTAAACACGTTGAGCAATTTACAGAAGAAGGCTACTTACGTTGGGATTCATTAGGAGAGTTTTTGGCGCTTGGCGCTTCTTTAGAACACTTAGGACAAACTTTAGACAATTCTAAAGCAATTGTTTTATCTGAAACTTTAGATCAAGCTAACGATAAATTCTTAGCAAACGATAAATCTCCTGCTCGTAAAGTAGGTCAGATTGACAACCGTGGTTCTCACTTCTATTTAGCATTCTACTGGGCTCAAGCTTTGGCAGCTCAAACTAAAGATGCTGAATTAAAAGCGATATTCACTCCAATTGCAGCGGAACTTGAAGCTAACGAAGCTAAAATCGATACTGAATTAATTGGTGCTCAAGGCAAACCACAAAACATTGGTGGATATTATCAGCCAACTCCAGAATTAGTAAGCAAAGCAATGCGTCCAAGTGAAACATTCAATGCTATTATTTCTAAAATCAAATAA